The following proteins are co-located in the Gordonia polyisoprenivorans genome:
- a CDS encoding DUF1707 SHOCT-like domain-containing protein, translating into MGETDKDDILVGHPERERAIGLLNDAFSSGYLDVAAFEERSGAVYSARNRGELRATVDGLPTAAVLFPDEQTTASESFAMTAPMQLDANWETVRRKGVWEVPPRILVTGSMGTADLDFTSAVFLGPALDLEVQVSATSVKLKLGRNQEIRYPDLSRSGWSSIKDKAGSPSQLGGPIITVSGSISGMSGLYVKRS; encoded by the coding sequence ATGGGCGAAACCGATAAAGACGACATCTTGGTGGGCCATCCCGAGCGAGAGCGGGCGATCGGCCTCCTCAACGACGCCTTCTCGTCGGGGTATCTCGACGTCGCAGCATTCGAGGAACGCTCGGGCGCGGTGTATTCGGCACGCAACCGCGGCGAGCTCCGTGCGACCGTCGACGGGCTGCCCACTGCGGCGGTGCTGTTCCCCGACGAGCAGACGACCGCCTCGGAGTCATTCGCGATGACTGCTCCGATGCAGCTCGACGCGAACTGGGAGACCGTGCGCCGCAAGGGCGTGTGGGAGGTACCGCCACGCATCCTCGTCACCGGGTCGATGGGTACGGCCGATCTCGATTTCACCAGCGCCGTCTTCCTTGGGCCGGCCCTCGACCTGGAGGTGCAGGTGTCGGCCACGAGCGTGAAGCTCAAGCTGGGGCGCAATCAAGAGATCCGCTATCCGGACCTATCGAGGTCAGGATGGTCGTCGATCAAGGACAAGGCCGGATCACCGTCGCAGCTTGGCGGACCGATCATCACCGTGTCCGGATCGATCTCGGGGATGTCCGGCCTCTACGTCAAGCGTTCGTGA
- a CDS encoding helix-turn-helix transcriptional regulator, with translation MDAGHLSATIERIYAAGTAAESWHDALSAVYALVGATGGGIIRTDAAGSRAIMASMLEPGAVTEYMDHYAPLDHVVAEVEAGPIGVPLSGADLIWPHTDTEFYADWVRRNGMGDGIIVRVDRSTTFVCAHERRDDPFATRERIAAVALLSPHLRRAIAIGARTVGLGELDPSLPSALDAVDRAVLVLRADAEVEFANPAAHTLVGKADGLRVDPSGRLVAAPRAYGEFRTALDQATTTHGIRRGSGVVIPRPSGRRPLVAAVSPLAGQGSVLRALVVVIDAELDNTSYAPEPLRQCFGLTDTEARVAALLAAGLDLTEIADRLHVARSTIRTHLQHVFDKTNTSRQAELAVLAARLAYTPSGANTSSK, from the coding sequence ATGGATGCCGGCCACTTGTCCGCCACGATAGAACGGATCTATGCCGCCGGCACGGCCGCCGAGAGTTGGCACGATGCGCTCTCGGCCGTCTACGCCCTCGTCGGAGCGACCGGCGGCGGGATCATCCGTACGGATGCGGCCGGTTCTCGCGCGATCATGGCGTCGATGCTCGAACCCGGCGCGGTGACGGAGTACATGGACCATTACGCACCGCTCGACCATGTCGTCGCCGAGGTCGAGGCCGGCCCCATCGGGGTTCCCCTCTCGGGTGCCGACCTCATCTGGCCGCACACCGATACCGAGTTCTACGCCGATTGGGTGCGACGCAACGGCATGGGCGACGGGATAATCGTCCGCGTCGACCGATCCACCACATTCGTATGCGCCCACGAACGTCGGGACGATCCCTTCGCCACCCGCGAGCGGATCGCCGCAGTGGCGCTCCTCTCCCCTCACCTGCGACGGGCCATTGCGATCGGGGCACGAACCGTCGGACTGGGCGAGCTCGACCCGAGCCTGCCGTCGGCCCTCGACGCCGTCGACCGAGCGGTGCTGGTGCTGCGCGCCGACGCCGAGGTCGAGTTCGCGAACCCGGCCGCACACACGCTCGTCGGCAAGGCCGACGGGTTGCGCGTCGATCCGTCAGGCCGACTCGTCGCCGCCCCGCGCGCCTACGGCGAGTTCCGCACCGCCCTCGACCAGGCCACCACCACGCACGGCATCCGACGCGGCTCGGGTGTGGTGATCCCGAGGCCGTCCGGTCGCCGACCGCTCGTGGCCGCCGTTTCACCGCTGGCCGGACAGGGCTCGGTGCTCCGAGCGCTCGTCGTCGTGATCGACGCCGAGCTCGACAACACGTCGTATGCACCCGAGCCGCTGCGACAGTGCTTCGGTCTCACCGACACCGAGGCTCGGGTGGCGGCGCTGCTTGCCGCCGGCCTCGACCTCACCGAGATCGCCGACCGCTTGCACGTGGCCCGCTCCACGATCCGAACCCACCTGCAGCATGTGTTCGACAAGACCAACACCTCGCGGCAGGCCGAACTCGCGGTGCTCGCCGCCCGCCTTGCGTACACGCCATCAGGAGCGAACACCTCATCTAAATGA
- a CDS encoding LLM class flavin-dependent oxidoreductase, whose protein sequence is MTRQLHLGGFLIASPVTHSHAAWRHPGSETDYFGPEHYHRVGRILERGKFDFAFFADLLAAPDRFGGDQSEPFRRGTQAAATIDPSLVAASLAAVTSRLGIAVTKSATYFHPYELARVFGSLDHLTRGRIAWNIVTSLTQAEARNFGHDAHVDHEERYARAEEFVSTAIKLWSSWDADAVTADKVTGVWADPTKIHPVDHIGEHYRTRGPLNQPRSPQHRPVLIQAGSSETGKNFAARWAEAIFEIDPTPEGRRAYYDDVKSRVVNFGRNPDHVKVFPSFIPFIGETESIAREKQAFHNELADPISGLITLSVHTDHDFSQYDLDAPVEDVRVSGTQGLFEVARRLSHRDSLTLRDIGKLYAQGVLLPQFVGTATDVADQIEASFTGGEADGFIVSSAQTPGTFNDFVDYVVPELQRRGLFRREYEGATLREHLGLGDAHEDLPADIRGEERVLVG, encoded by the coding sequence ATGACCCGACAGCTGCATCTCGGCGGCTTCCTGATCGCCTCACCCGTCACCCATTCGCATGCGGCGTGGCGTCATCCCGGTTCGGAGACCGACTATTTCGGACCTGAGCACTACCATCGGGTGGGGCGCATCCTGGAGCGCGGCAAGTTCGATTTCGCGTTTTTCGCCGATCTCCTGGCCGCGCCGGATCGCTTCGGCGGTGATCAGTCCGAACCGTTCCGTCGCGGTACGCAGGCTGCTGCGACGATCGACCCCAGTCTTGTCGCTGCGTCGCTGGCCGCGGTCACCAGCCGACTCGGCATCGCGGTTACCAAGTCCGCCACGTACTTTCACCCGTATGAGCTGGCACGCGTCTTCGGCTCGCTCGATCATCTGACGCGGGGCCGGATCGCGTGGAACATCGTCACATCGTTGACGCAGGCAGAGGCCCGCAACTTCGGTCATGACGCGCACGTCGACCATGAGGAGCGCTACGCACGAGCCGAGGAATTCGTCTCGACGGCCATCAAACTGTGGTCGAGCTGGGACGCCGACGCGGTGACCGCCGACAAGGTGACCGGCGTGTGGGCGGACCCGACCAAGATCCATCCCGTCGACCACATCGGCGAGCATTACCGCACCCGCGGGCCGCTCAATCAGCCGCGCTCGCCGCAACATCGACCGGTCTTGATCCAGGCGGGATCGTCGGAGACGGGTAAGAACTTCGCTGCCCGGTGGGCCGAGGCGATCTTCGAGATCGATCCGACCCCGGAGGGCCGGCGCGCCTACTACGACGACGTGAAATCGCGCGTCGTGAACTTTGGTCGCAATCCCGACCATGTGAAGGTGTTCCCGTCGTTCATTCCGTTCATCGGCGAGACCGAGTCGATCGCCCGCGAGAAGCAGGCATTCCACAATGAGCTCGCCGACCCGATCTCCGGTCTGATCACGCTGTCGGTGCACACCGACCACGACTTCTCGCAGTACGACCTCGACGCACCCGTCGAGGACGTGAGGGTGAGCGGTACGCAGGGACTGTTCGAGGTTGCACGCAGGCTCAGCCACCGCGACAGCCTGACGCTGCGCGACATCGGCAAGCTCTACGCCCAGGGCGTGCTGCTGCCGCAGTTCGTGGGTACCGCCACCGACGTGGCCGACCAGATCGAGGCGTCCTTCACCGGGGGAGAGGCCGACGGGTTCATCGTGTCCAGTGCTCAGACACCGGGAACGTTCAACGACTTCGTCGACTACGTGGTGCCCGAATTGCAGCGCCGCGGACTGTTCCGACGCGAATACGAGGGAGCGACCCTGCGTGAGCATCTCGGGCTCGGCGACGCCCACGAGGATCTCCCGGCCGACATCCGGGGGGAGGAGAGAGTGTTGGTCGGCTGA
- the erm gene encoding 23S ribosomal RNA methyltransferase Erm: MSSSHGGRHELGQNFLVHQPTIQRIVGLVDITHGPILEIGSGGGALTAHLAALDRPLTAIDIDAHLIQSLQQRFPHIRAQHADVLSHVIDVPVVVGNIPFHLTTAILRRLLGNNTWTDAVLLVQWEVARRRAGIGGATMMTAQAAPWFDFALQGRVPARAFRPAPTVDGGILTITRRRRPLIDPHDRRRYERFVGDVFTGRGRGLAAILRRRGGGREVAGELRAALIPPNALPRDLDVAQWVSLWDSVGRR; the protein is encoded by the coding sequence ATCTCCTCATCTCATGGCGGACGCCATGAGCTCGGACAGAACTTCCTCGTCCACCAGCCAACCATCCAACGCATCGTCGGTCTCGTCGACATCACCCACGGGCCCATCCTCGAAATCGGCTCAGGCGGTGGCGCGCTCACCGCTCATCTGGCCGCCCTCGACCGGCCGCTGACTGCCATCGACATCGACGCCCACCTCATACAGTCTCTGCAGCAACGGTTTCCGCACATCCGCGCGCAGCATGCCGATGTGCTCAGCCACGTCATCGACGTGCCGGTGGTCGTGGGCAACATTCCGTTCCATCTGACCACCGCCATCCTGCGCAGACTTCTCGGCAACAACACCTGGACGGACGCCGTTCTGTTGGTGCAGTGGGAGGTGGCACGACGCCGCGCGGGCATCGGGGGTGCCACCATGATGACGGCGCAAGCGGCGCCGTGGTTCGACTTCGCGCTGCAAGGCCGTGTTCCGGCCCGCGCTTTTCGTCCGGCACCCACCGTCGACGGCGGAATCCTCACCATCACACGCCGCCGTCGGCCGCTGATCGATCCCCACGACCGACGTCGTTACGAACGGTTCGTTGGTGACGTCTTCACCGGCCGGGGTCGTGGCCTTGCGGCCATTCTGCGCCGCCGCGGCGGTGGTCGTGAGGTTGCCGGCGAGCTGCGCGCAGCGTTGATCCCCCCGAACGCTTTGCCGCGGGACCTCGATGTCGCGCAGTGGGTTTCGCTATGGGACTCGGTCGGCAGGCGTTGA
- a CDS encoding ISL3 family transposase: MTQRSAIADTICRTIELGVTITDAAVDGQDRTHLFCQLLDPKNMCPSCGQAGQLRDHVDREVADLPIVGHPTRLHLTVPRYTCGNDACATSVFRADVGAIVAPRAQVTRRTTTWIMRSMICDKMSVTAAAAAVGLSWNTVNTLACEAAKTLAAAPARLAGVRVLGVDEHKWKHVRGQGDPSFVTVLVDLTPIVDGTGPARLLDMVAGCSKAALKDWLDARDPAFRDRIRVVTMDGFTGYRTATAESLDKARAVMDPFHVVHLAAEKLTLCRQRVQQDTCGHRGRSGDPLYGIRRTLLTRIGLLTDNQKTRLRTGLDAREEHVAVAITYAIYQDLIDAYDQSNKRDGKIAMYKLLKRIHTGLPAGLAEVAQLGRSLWARRAEILAYFDTGASNGPVEAINGRLEHLRGIALGFRNLKHYILRSLIHSGQLAESLNAL; encoded by the coding sequence ATGACGCAGCGTAGCGCTATTGCCGACACGATTTGCCGCACCATCGAGTTGGGGGTGACGATCACCGATGCCGCCGTCGACGGCCAGGACCGTACCCACCTGTTCTGCCAGCTCCTGGACCCGAAGAACATGTGCCCGTCCTGCGGGCAGGCCGGGCAGTTGCGTGATCATGTCGACCGTGAGGTCGCCGATCTGCCGATCGTCGGGCATCCGACCCGGCTGCACCTGACGGTGCCCCGCTACACGTGCGGCAACGACGCCTGCGCGACGTCGGTGTTCCGGGCCGACGTGGGCGCGATCGTGGCCCCGCGTGCGCAGGTCACCCGCCGTACCACCACCTGGATCATGCGGTCGATGATCTGCGACAAGATGTCGGTCACCGCGGCGGCGGCCGCGGTGGGGTTGAGCTGGAACACCGTCAACACCCTGGCGTGTGAGGCGGCGAAGACGCTGGCCGCCGCACCCGCACGCCTGGCCGGCGTCCGCGTATTAGGCGTGGATGAACACAAGTGGAAACATGTTCGCGGCCAGGGTGATCCGAGTTTCGTGACGGTACTGGTCGACCTGACCCCAATCGTGGACGGTACCGGTCCGGCCCGGTTGTTGGATATGGTCGCCGGGTGCTCCAAAGCCGCGTTGAAGGACTGGCTCGACGCGCGTGATCCGGCGTTCCGCGACCGTATCCGGGTGGTCACGATGGACGGGTTCACCGGCTACCGCACCGCCACCGCCGAATCCCTCGACAAGGCACGGGCAGTGATGGACCCCTTCCACGTCGTACACCTCGCCGCAGAGAAACTCACCCTGTGTCGTCAACGCGTGCAACAGGATACGTGCGGACATCGAGGCCGCAGCGGGGATCCGCTCTACGGCATCCGCCGCACCCTGCTGACCCGGATCGGGCTGCTCACCGATAACCAGAAAACCCGCCTACGCACGGGCCTGGACGCCCGGGAGGAGCACGTGGCGGTGGCCATCACCTACGCGATCTATCAGGATCTGATCGACGCTTACGACCAGTCCAACAAGCGGGACGGGAAGATCGCGATGTACAAGCTGCTCAAACGTATCCATACCGGCCTACCCGCCGGCCTCGCCGAGGTAGCGCAACTCGGACGGTCGTTGTGGGCCCGACGTGCCGAGATCCTCGCCTACTTCGACACCGGCGCCTCCAACGGCCCCGTCGAAGCCATCAACGGGCGCCTCGAGCACCTCCGGGGTATCGCACTCGGGTTCCGCAACCTCAAGCACTACATCTTGCGGTCACTCATCCACTCCGGCCAACTCGCAGAAAGCCTGAATGCACTCTGA
- a CDS encoding SRPBCC family protein translates to MFDVSEPDPSMIDLAVFVERSPEVAWRVLTRPDLIAEWLAPTTGFEPVVGTTFIVQVAVPDKPDAEMACQVVVADEPHHLAYSWTDLRGKPPLRWMMDYRLMPHGRGARLFWQMSGFDTEDRYQRFARNGIERSWNRTLLPKFAEIVNAQR, encoded by the coding sequence GTGTTCGATGTTTCGGAGCCGGACCCATCGATGATCGACCTCGCCGTGTTCGTCGAGCGTTCTCCCGAGGTTGCCTGGCGCGTCCTGACACGGCCGGATCTCATCGCCGAGTGGCTGGCGCCCACAACCGGCTTTGAGCCTGTGGTGGGGACGACCTTCATTGTTCAAGTGGCGGTTCCGGACAAACCGGATGCCGAGATGGCTTGCCAGGTCGTCGTGGCTGACGAACCCCACCACCTTGCGTACAGCTGGACCGACCTCCGAGGAAAGCCGCCGCTGCGATGGATGATGGATTACCGACTGATGCCCCATGGCCGCGGCGCTCGATTGTTCTGGCAGATGAGCGGTTTCGATACCGAGGACCGCTATCAGAGGTTTGCGCGCAACGGAATCGAACGGTCTTGGAACCGGACGCTGCTGCCCAAGTTCGCCGAGATCGTGAATGCGCAACGTTGA
- a CDS encoding alpha/beta fold hydrolase: MASFTRELIGRYPAAVIGSGPPLVVLTGLTPSTGITGDGFVRGSCAPLREVTGRQLIVINRRPGLRSPMTMSEMADDLAESLRDHLDGPAEVLGESTGGSIAQQLAADHPDLVDRLILVSTGCRLSASTREFQAAVGDLVERGENRRAMAMTVADLVPRGTRTLAYGAGWLGAHRMMDDAAAADLVTTIRAEDGFDLAKAPTIKARTLIVGGRRDRFYDAELFSETERLIPHSTLLMVPRRGHVTVMSSPRARMAVAGFLGA; this comes from the coding sequence ATGGCCTCCTTCACCAGAGAACTCATCGGCCGGTATCCCGCCGCCGTCATCGGCTCGGGCCCACCGCTGGTGGTACTCACCGGACTGACCCCGTCCACGGGGATCACCGGCGATGGCTTTGTCCGGGGCTCGTGTGCGCCGCTACGCGAGGTCACCGGTCGACAGTTGATCGTCATCAACCGTCGTCCCGGCCTCCGGTCGCCAATGACGATGAGTGAGATGGCCGACGACCTCGCCGAGTCGCTACGCGATCACCTCGATGGGCCGGCGGAGGTCCTGGGGGAGTCGACCGGCGGCAGCATCGCGCAGCAACTCGCCGCCGACCACCCCGATCTCGTTGACCGGCTGATCCTCGTCAGCACCGGCTGCCGGCTCAGCGCATCGACGCGAGAGTTCCAGGCAGCTGTCGGCGACCTCGTCGAACGTGGCGAGAATCGGCGGGCCATGGCGATGACGGTCGCCGATCTGGTGCCGCGAGGCACGCGGACGCTGGCCTATGGCGCGGGATGGCTGGGGGCGCACCGCATGATGGACGACGCGGCGGCTGCGGATCTCGTGACCACGATTCGCGCCGAGGACGGCTTCGACCTCGCGAAGGCGCCGACGATCAAGGCCCGCACTCTCATCGTTGGCGGCCGTCGAGACCGCTTCTACGACGCCGAATTGTTCTCCGAGACAGAGCGACTCATTCCGCACAGCACGTTGCTGATGGTCCCGCGCCGCGGCCACGTCACCGTGATGAGTTCGCCACGCGCGCGGATGGCCGTCGCCGGGTTTCTCGGCGCCTGA
- a CDS encoding Imm8 family immunity protein translates to MKAEIKSWYSTNVDVTTYQSQDPDSDAVWVRILCGPPGEPGEESFDILVCTPDSLKPELETGGPLIGRHILLQSRLDLAAAYKFVDEYVCGVEGEDWTEVAEKIARVGKWEFEDYRT, encoded by the coding sequence TTGAAGGCAGAAATAAAGAGTTGGTATAGCACGAATGTCGACGTCACTACTTATCAGTCGCAAGACCCCGATAGTGATGCCGTTTGGGTGCGGATTCTGTGCGGCCCTCCTGGGGAGCCCGGCGAGGAGTCTTTCGACATCCTCGTGTGCACACCCGACTCACTGAAGCCGGAGCTTGAGACCGGCGGCCCACTGATTGGCCGACATATCCTGCTGCAGAGTCGGCTCGACCTCGCTGCCGCGTACAAGTTCGTCGATGAGTACGTTTGTGGCGTCGAGGGGGAAGACTGGACTGAAGTGGCCGAGAAGATTGCCCGCGTAGGCAAGTGGGAGTTCGAAGACTACCGCACATAG